CTTTAACCAAAAGCAAGTTGTTATCTACCATTTCTCCAGACAGTAATGGTGTCCTCTCTGTTGTATGTTGGTTGTTTTATAGTGGAGGTGGCGATGGATCACTGGACCGACTCCTCCCCTCAGTGAGCACAGGCCTGACACCTCGGAAAAGAACCACTAGCCAGTGCAAGTCTGAGCCTCCTCTCCTACGCACCTCCAAACGAACCATCTACACCGCTGGACGCCCGCCCTGGTACAACGAACATGGAACACAGTCCAAAGAGGCCTTTGTCATTGGTAAAACACATAAAAGAGATGCACAGtactgatgttttttatttccttctatGTTTACCTTATCCTATTAATTTGCTGTGTCACACAGCACAATACAAATCAGCTTGTATTGCACTGCCAATTCATCTTCTTAAGAGTGAGCTCTCCaaactgaaggaaaaaaagtAGTAGATTAAGTACAAAGTCTAAACCCAAACAAAATTGAATATCAATCTACAGGAATATTTATCTTttggaaacaaaataaacacacagggagATTTTTTGAAGTGTGTCTTTTGCAGAAATAAGCAATGACCATATTTTCTGCGAATGTATATTGACAAGCTCACTCAATGTCCTTATTGATGCTTAAACCTAATTAGAGGTGGCACTactttgctgttgttttggATATAAGGAGTTTCTGAAAATACCATCACAGAATGTCTTGTCAAGCTATTGTCTGTATGTTCCCAACATGCAAAGTAAGCAGaaaacatgcatgaaaacaTTACGTAATGTCCTTTATATCCGTGTTCTGTCACAGGTCTGTGCGGCGGCAGTGCCTCAGGAAAGACAACAGTAGCCAGGAAAATCATCGAGGCTCTAGATGTGCCTTGGGTTGTGCTACTTTCAATGGACTCTTTTTACaaggtgtgcatgtgtgtgcagtatgTTCGGAATCCATTGATGGGTATGTGTATTTGAATACAGCAACACACCTGTCTATGAATGTTGCAATGAGAAGTAAGGACACTGGATGCCTATTACTTTTAAGTTGTCTGAGTTTTGAGAGacaaccttttattttttacgtCATCCCTGTCTTGTATTGCTGATAACAACCCAGTAGCCGGAGGGAAGCGTTAAGTGCAGAAGACATAGTAAAAGAGAGAATACAGGATTCAGTTTGAATCCCTGAGAGAAAATATGAGGAGTGAGTGGAAAGAAAGAGGACATAAAGGTTAAAATACCAGAGGGCGGATGAGttgaaagagaagcagagtgGTGAGTgaattggggggaaaaaagtggaGAAGAGCAATCAAGAGCCATCATTCATGCCTGTCTATACCTCCTCCCACACTGTAGTTATGTAATCCTGTCACAGTCTGACGGCGGCAGTTCAGATTGTCAGGAGTAACAGAGATGTACCAGTGACCAGTGGTGCTGTAGCCTTTAGCAAGTTGCAGTTTGCACATTGCATTACCAGAGGTCAGCAGCCAAAATACTTCATAATTTCTCCCATGATCCTGCTCAACAACCAGTGCTGCTGcaaatattaattattagttaATTTACTAGTCCCATTATAGCAATTTAGGTGGAACCTGCTTTGTGCCATGTTCTCcttatctctctttctctccccttcctttctctgtctcttctctttctttctcaaacaAGTTTTCTGCACCACTGTACTGTAAGTGCTTGTACATAGTGTCATGCTGTGTTTCAGTGAGATACCTTCTCTTCTGCATTGGCGCCACGTAAAATAACAATGATTTGACTTGACTTGCCTCATGCCTGCTCACAGGCCCCTGAGAGCAGGTAACACTGGTTTGTCATATTAAGTGTGTAATCAGTTAACTTGAGAGGGGAGTGTTGGTCTGTTCTGAAACCGTCACATACCACGTCTGGGGTTTTAATGCTTGACCACCCTaaggcgcgcacacacacacacacacacacacacacacacacacacacacacacacacacacacacgcacacacacgcacacacatacgcacacacacacacacacacacacacacacacacacacacacacacacgcacacacacgcacaccaccTGGTACAGACGTCACAGTGGCGCATGATGTTCTCCTAAATTTAGGTCTCCTAACTTCAACTGCTCTTGAGCACTggcctgtgtgttgtgtttttacagacgCATATGTAAATTATCTAAAACATAATTTGAGCGCGTGTGTTTTGTCTCACTAGTTCTGGTCtatcagtatttatttatttattttgatatgcTAATGTTAATATGTGtgccagaaaaagagaatattTTACTCAGAAAATGATGTTGCTTAATTTTGTGCCATTACTGCTGTAAAGTCATTCCAACATTGTTGCGCTCGTCCTCAGGTCCTGTCCCCAGACAAGCAGATTCTTGCCGCCAGTAACGACTATAACTTTGACCACCCTGATGCCTTTGACTTTGGTTTGCTGACACACACCCTGCGCAAACTCAAACAAGGCAAGAGCGTGAAAATCCCTGTGTATGACTTTACAACCCATGGGAGACAGAAGGAGTGGGTAAGGATGAATGCACACATCTAAACATGTGGTAATGCACTGTGTAAGTTAATCAGTAGCATGTCAGAGCTACTGCAAATGCAGTAATCTCAGTTTCTCGATTACCTAAAAGGCTTTTAATCTCCATCACTAGAGGTTTAAAGTCGCACTGCAAATCTGCAACTGCAGATGGTCACAGACGAAccatttgtgttatttctctctgcttgcttttatatttaaatgccCATTAACTGCACTTGGACATTCTTACATCAGTGGCAACTGTCAGTTTTGGTTGATCTTGATGATTGTTGCTAATGTGTACTTTTTAGAGCCCGACATATTTATTTGGATATTTGtaaatttctttaaaatgaggGTTTTAAAACGACATCTAAGAAATCATTgctaacattttttttattatgtattcaATTATATGTAAATTGGCCGGTATTTAAGTATTGGACATTTTTTTACACCCAAATATCAGTATCAGCACTGCCCCCCAAAATTCCATAGTGGTCGTGATCCATTACTGTCTGTATGTTCACATGCTGTTGTTTATGTACACATTGCACTATAATGCTACATGCACTTGTCCACCACAGAAAACTGTGTATGGAGCCAGTGTTATCATCTTTGAGGGAATCATGGCCTTTACAGATAAAGAGCTCTTACAGGTAGGAAAAGGTTATTGTCCTCTAGTATGTTCACCACATTGGAAGTTGTTGGTCTTAAGtttattgttttctgtgcataaggtcaaacatgttttcacatgtgaaatcttttcagttttattataatttattgttgattaaaaaacatgttgatttaatATAATCAAATTGGGGAAAGGATCGGGATGAAATAAGATTAGAACTGATGTATCCTCTTTCTGACATTAGAGTTGTCAAAatctgtgtatatgtttgcTGATATAGCACAAGCTAAAAATAATATCAAGATGTTATATTTAGCTTTCCATTTCTCTCGTCCtctttgtgtgaatgtgggtTTTGAAGCTTTATACTGACTCATTTTCACGTTCTCCTGTTAGTTGCTGGACATGAAGATTTTTGTGGACACGGATTCCGACATTCGCTTGGTGCGCCGGTTGAGGAGGGACATTACAGATAGGGGGCGAGACATCGAGGGCGTCATCAAACAGTACAACAAGTTTGTGAAGCCAGCGTTTGAGCAGTACATTGAGCCCACCATGCGCCTGGCTGATATTGTGGTGCCACGTGGTGCGTACACACGCATATGTTTTTATACATACAGGATCCATTTCACATAACTACTTCTCGATTTCACTATACAGAGCTGTAGTACAGTTGCTATATTTAAGGTGTTGagttacatttatatttttagttaTAGGTACTCGTAGTAGGTCCCCTCATGTGTGTGGTCTGTCGTCCTGTCAGGTGGCGGCAACATGGTGGCCATTGATTTGATCGTGCAGCATGTACACAGTCAGCTGGAGGAGGTAAGAGAGGTCACActgacagactcacacacacacatacacactccagTTTAAAATTACATGTTCATATTAGAGCATTATGAACCTTCAGTCTTACTTCCTGCTGTTTTGTAAGTTTATGAATATATACTATATAACTCACCACAGGGAGGATCTGTACTCAGTATTTGTGTAGCCCATCATTCTTAGTTAGTGATTGCAAACTACATTACTCCCTCTAGTGGATAGAAAATGCAATGCATAGACTTTAGGGGAGGATGAATGTCCATGGTAGTTTGCCTTATACATTGTACTTTCACACTTTGGACAAAGATTTTAAAGGTTCTTAATATTTCTcatgtaatacattttttaggTAATCAAATTTTGTTCTGACATGTGGTTAAATACAAAAGAAGAAAGGGGAGTTAAGATGTCCTATAAGTGCAATTGTTCCATAACCTACTGTATATACATTCATATAACCCATTAATGATGCATTTAGACTAGTGTTCTGATAAATCATGTACTTAATACAATGAGCTACTGGAATATAACATTAATTTAGAGTTTTGACACAATTTCACACAACTTGataatttactttaaaaggAAACAGTTTGAACCTTTAGGAGAAGGTCAATTTCTCTTTTATCCATGTAAAACTCATTGATTCATGGTTTGTACTTGTGTGGAGTTGATGTGCAACATTTACAAATTTTCaccaaagacacatttttgCCCATGAGGAGCACTTTGTGCCACAGAGCACTTtactttgtttcctcctcactctaaacacacacacacacaaacacacacacacacacacacacacacacacacacagtgacacacatgcTGCTGATGGACTattctcccactctctcccccccactTCCCCCCACCCCAAATCCCTCCATGGCTCACAGCGCGAGCTCAGCGTCAGGTAGAGTGGTCTTTATCCTGTCTATCATTCTCTTCCTCACCATCTGCCCAGTTCCCCAATCACTCCAGCTTCTTactgggagggagagaaaaaaaagaggccaGCAAAGCCAACCTCTGCCGCACTGATCTGCTGGCTGCTATGACACATCACCAGGCGGCACTATCGGGCTGTATCTGTCAACAAACATGGCTCCTAAAGCATCAGTCATGGGCCTGTGCCAAAAAACATTGTAAAGATTGAATTCACACCAGCATGGAATAAATTTTAAAAGTGTAGCTTTGATCAGAAGTTTGGAAGTGTTGTGGTGCAGCCAGCACTTAGCTTAAAGACGTTGGTTTTCCCTCTTTctaccttttagaaaaatgaCAACTCACACTCTTCCTGGCTTCTGTGTCTAAAAATACACAGATGAGTCAAGTCACTGACCCCTCCTTTCAGCGTCAGCGAgaataagagagagagtgactacaacagaaagcgagagagaggaagctCTTGCTACAGCTATTGTTGACTATCGCATACCTCAGCCACAGAGAAAGTTTCCAATACCCTACTACAAAGCGCTGAGTTTTTCCATTGAGTGTCGGCCACAGTATCTGAGAccgagagagaggaaatgagctTGATGTCTGTCTTTAGACACAGGATGTGCTGGGGCCTGTGAGCTGAAATACCAACCTCTTCTGTTCCACATGGTGAAAAAGTGACAGCGGCACAGTAACTTGTGCACctcccacgcacacacacacacagtgcatgcaCAGGTACAGATACCCAAATCTGGTCCAAAACTTGGTTGTGGTCTCTTTAAcccaaatatatataaagatctTTAAAATCATGACCTGTTATTCTATTAATTCTCAGATAATGACAAATACAATGAGTGATAACCAGGAAAGATCATTTTTTCTTAGTTCACCTCTGTGGTAAGCATCTTACAGAGACGTTTGACATTGTCTAGTGTCTGCTGACAcacttttcactgtgtgagaTAGTCCGTCAAGCCTTCATCCACCTgatgttgtgtcttttctcatgTTTCCACCTCTTATCTGTTGATTTtcgtctctctgtgtcttctttgttgtgattgttgttgtgtttcatcGCAAAAACTCTCCCCATAGAGGAAACTTCGCTGGGATATGTGAGCAGATTTGCtataatttctttttctttgcatcTGGCTAATGTTTATTGCAGTGCCATCGTGGAGACTGTAGTGTCAACATGACTGCATCACTGAGTATTTCTAACAGTGTGTTCCTCTAGAGCTCAGGGTGGCCCTACGCTAACCTGGTGTTCAACTACGTGTGGAATACTAGTAGTAGTAAAACTAGTAGAGACATGTCATGGAAAATAACATTcatgcattttcatttgaatcataCCGGGGaatatatattatgttaatTTTTgaattgttcattttaaattcttAATGTTCTTTTCCATTATCATGgtctctgtgctgttgtgtcAACACTGTGTGCTTGgtacttttctgtttctgccttTTCCACTCACAGTCTGTACACACCACCCTTGCTCAAACTACttctaaaatatgttttgtgcaTGTATCTactcatgtgtgttttctaactGTATGTAGAGTATGTGCGGGCTCACTTATTTGTGAACTGGCACATGCTGTCCACATCGTATGCATGCAGAGCAGTGTTACCTGCACTCTTATTCATGTCTGTCCATCTTCCCTCTCCGTGCTCCTCTCACCCTGCTTCACCCCCGCTCTACCATTTGTTGCCGTGGTTACAGGGCAGCCCTGGCATCTGCACACCAGGCACAACCCCTCCCCCAGACCCTCAGCGTCCTGGAGAGCACACCCCAGGTCAGGGGTATGCACACCATCATCAGGTAAAGGCTTAAGAGTGTGTTACATTAACGACTACATCTGTTTCCATTGAGAAATGTGCTGTGTAAAAGCATATGCCACTTAAATCTTGTGTCTTTCTTGTTCCTAATCACCACATGTAGAAATAAGGAAACCAGCCGCGATGAGTTCATCTTCTACTCCAAGAGGCTGATGCGTCTGTTGATCGAGCGAGcgctctccttcctcccctcacaGGTGTGAGACACTGACATTCACTGTTAATTAATTCATAGCACAGCACTAAGCTTCTGTAGTCCTTTGTATTAAGGAGGTGAACTCTGAACCTTTTTGTACCTGGGCCTGGATGGAGACGTAGAACAGAAAGACAATGTGAGACGAGCGATGGGTAGAGAGATACAGCACCGTGTGTCACATTGAAAGAAACGATTGAAAGATAGAAGATGAATTTAAATAGAGTGAGTTCTTGTTTTTGCTTAAGAGAGAATCAGATAGACAGATACCTAGCGGTGAGTGGCACGAACAAGGAAACTTATCATTTCACCACAATGGAAAGTTTCCATACCTAAACCATTTAACTCTCAGACACATGTGACTGTTTGTAATTCACTGCAGCTTGTCACAGACTATTTTCCTGGCTCCTGTCGTGATGAGCAATGTGCTCACACTGTTGTGATTTTTAATATTATCTCAGGTCCACCTAGTCCAGACCCCCCAAGGAGAGGATTATGAAGGCAGGACTTTTCATGGGAAGAGGGTGAGTGAACTCCATTTATTTCCAGCCATTTTCTCGactccatgtttttttcaaagagcATTCAGAGGGGGTTTGTCTCTACCTCAACCGATGCAATTAACCTtagtttaattgtttttttccttttctttgtttttctttagatCACGGGCGTGTCCATCCTGCGAGCCGGGGAGACCATGGAGCCGGCACTGAGGGCCGTCTGCAAAGACGTCCGCATCGGCAAGATCCTCATTCAGACCAACCAGGACACAGGAGAACCAGAGGTACAGTTTGAAATATGACTTATAGATTTCGAAACTGTAAATCCCTTTCATGTTGATCTGTGTAGAACCTTTTGCTTCCGTTATCTTACATATGGCAACTCTAAAAATAAATACCTGCTTATTCACACATAAGCATTCATGAGAAATATCTCTAACCCACATCCTGTCTCTGAACACATCAGCTTCACTACCTGCGTCTACCCAAAGACATCGGTGAGGATCATGTGATTCTGATGGACTGCACCGTGTCCACTGGAGCCGCTGCCATGATGGCTGTACGAGTCCTGCTGGTGGGTGCGACACATGGTTCACAAATCCACA
The sequence above is drawn from the Hippoglossus hippoglossus isolate fHipHip1 chromosome 7, fHipHip1.pri, whole genome shotgun sequence genome and encodes:
- the uckl1b gene encoding uridine-cytidine kinase-like 1 isoform X4, producing MENEEKTASLPNSGGGDGSLDRLLPSVSTGLTPRKRTTSQCKSEPPLLRTSKRTIYTAGRPPWYNEHGTQSKEAFVIGLCGGSASGKTTVARKIIEALDVPWVVLLSMDSFYKVLSPDKQILAASNDYNFDHPDAFDFGLLTHTLRKLKQGKSVKIPVYDFTTHGRQKEWKTVYGASVIIFEGIMAFTDKELLQLLDMKIFVDTDSDIRLVRRLRRDITDRGRDIEGVIKQYNKFVKPAFEQYIEPTMRLADIVVPRGGGNMVAIDLIVQHVHSQLEERKLRWDMAALASAHQAQPLPQTLSVLESTPQVRGMHTIIRNKETSRDEFIFYSKRLMRLLIERALSFLPSQVHLVQTPQGEDYEGRTFHGKRITGVSILRAGETMEPALRAVCKDVRIGKILIQTNQDTGEPELHYLRLPKDIGEDHVILMDCTVSTGAAAMMAVRVLLDHDVQEEKILLVSLLMAEMGVHSVAYAFPQVKIITTAVDKKVNDLFHIIPGIGNFGDRYFGTDAPPDWSDEEMDEPSY
- the uckl1b gene encoding uridine-cytidine kinase-like 1 isoform X1, with translation MNCLPAYSGARISGCWTLRSDGSGGGDGSLDRLLPSVSTGLTPRKRTTSQCKSEPPLLRTSKRTIYTAGRPPWYNEHGTQSKEAFVIGLCGGSASGKTTVARKIIEALDVPWVVLLSMDSFYKVLSPDKQILAASNDYNFDHPDAFDFGLLTHTLRKLKQGKSVKIPVYDFTTHGRQKEWKTVYGASVIIFEGIMAFTDKELLQLLDMKIFVDTDSDIRLVRRLRRDITDRGRDIEGVIKQYNKFVKPAFEQYIEPTMRLADIVVPRGGGNMVAIDLIVQHVHSQLEERKLRWDMAALASAHQAQPLPQTLSVLESTPQVRGMHTIIRNKETSRDEFIFYSKRLMRLLIERALSFLPSQVHLVQTPQGEDYEGRTFHGKRITGVSILRAGETMEPALRAVCKDVRIGKILIQTNQDTGEPELHYLRLPKDIGEDHVILMDCTVSTGAAAMMAVRVLLDHDVQEEKILLVSLLMAEMGVHSVAYAFPQVKIITTAVDKKVNDLFHIIPGIGNFGDRYFGTDAPPDWSDEEMDEPSY
- the uckl1b gene encoding uridine-cytidine kinase-like 1 isoform X2, translated to MNCLPAYSGARISGCWTLRSDGSGGGDGSLDRLLPSVSTGLTPRKRTTSQCKSEPPLLRTSKRTIYTAGRPPWYNEHGTQSKEAFVIGLCGGSASGKTTVARKIIEALDVPWVVLLSMDSFYKVLSPDKQILAASNDYNFDHPDAFDFGLLTHTLRKLKQGKSVKIPVYDFTTHGRQKEWKTVYGASVIIFEGIMAFTDKELLQLLDMKIFVDTDSDIRLVRRLRRDITDRGRDIEGVIKQYNKFVKPAFEQYIEPTMRLADIVVPRGGGNMVAIDLIVQHVHSQLEERELSVRAALASAHQAQPLPQTLSVLESTPQVRGMHTIIRNKETSRDEFIFYSKRLMRLLIERALSFLPSQVHLVQTPQGEDYEGRTFHGKRITGVSILRAGETMEPALRAVCKDVRIGKILIQTNQDTGEPELHYLRLPKDIGEDHVILMDCTVSTGAAAMMAVRVLLDHDVQEEKILLVSLLMAEMGVHSVAYAFPQVKIITTAVDKKVNDLFHIIPGIGNFGDRYFGTDAPPDWSDEEMDEPSY
- the uckl1b gene encoding uridine-cytidine kinase-like 1 isoform X3, whose translation is MASGFLQSPLGEVWISQMLHGGGDGSLDRLLPSVSTGLTPRKRTTSQCKSEPPLLRTSKRTIYTAGRPPWYNEHGTQSKEAFVIGLCGGSASGKTTVARKIIEALDVPWVVLLSMDSFYKVLSPDKQILAASNDYNFDHPDAFDFGLLTHTLRKLKQGKSVKIPVYDFTTHGRQKEWKTVYGASVIIFEGIMAFTDKELLQLLDMKIFVDTDSDIRLVRRLRRDITDRGRDIEGVIKQYNKFVKPAFEQYIEPTMRLADIVVPRGGGNMVAIDLIVQHVHSQLEERKLRWDMAALASAHQAQPLPQTLSVLESTPQVRGMHTIIRNKETSRDEFIFYSKRLMRLLIERALSFLPSQVHLVQTPQGEDYEGRTFHGKRITGVSILRAGETMEPALRAVCKDVRIGKILIQTNQDTGEPELHYLRLPKDIGEDHVILMDCTVSTGAAAMMAVRVLLDHDVQEEKILLVSLLMAEMGVHSVAYAFPQVKIITTAVDKKVNDLFHIIPGIGNFGDRYFGTDAPPDWSDEEMDEPSY